Within the Pseudoxanthomonas sp. Root65 genome, the region CTCGATCCTGTGCCACCCGTACATCATCAAGGAAATGCGCGCGGCGCAGGATCCGGATACCAAGGCAGGCATCCAGCAGCTGGACGCGGTGCTGTATCCGCACATCGGCGGCGCGATCTCCAACGCCGTGCGCTCGTTCTGGTTCGGCATCACCGGCTCGAAGATCGGTGCGGCGCCGGGCGACGCGTACACGAAGAAGTTCTTCCGCAAGCTCGACCGCTACGCCGCCAACCTGGCGCTGCTGACCGACATCTCGCTGGGCGCGCTGGGCGGCAAGCTGAAGTTCAAGGAATCGCTGTCCGGCCGCCTGGGCGACGTGCTGAGCCACCTATACATGATGAGCGCGGTGCTGAAGCGTCACCACGACGACGGCACGCCGGAAGCCGACAAGCCGCTGCTGGCCTGGGCCTTCCACAACAGCGCGTACGAGATCGAACTGGCGCTGTCGCAGGCGCTGCGCAACTTCCCGATCAAGCCGCTGGGCTGGCTGCTGTGGCCGGTGGTGTTTCCGTTCGGCCGCCGCGCCGTGGCCCCGGGCGACCGCCTGAGCCACCGCGTCGCCATGCTGCTGATGGCGCCGAACGAGGCGCGCGACCGCCTGGGCCAGGGCGTGTTCCTGACCCCGTGCGAGAACAACCCCGGCGGCCGCATCGACAGCTACCTGGCCGCGGCCGTCGCCGCCGAGCCGGTGGAGCGCAAGTTCCTGAAGGCGCTGAAGACCAAGGACATCGAAGCCCTGGACTACAGCGCGCAGCTGGACGAAGGCGTGCGCGAAGGCTGGATCACCGTCGAAGAACGCAAGCTGCTGGAAGAGCTGCGCGCGATCACGCTGGACACGATCACCGTGGACGACTTCGACACCCACGAACTGCGCGCGGCCAGTTTCTACGACCTGCCGCAGCACAAGCGTCAGCCGCGCGAAGCGGCCTGACGCAGACCCCAGCAACGATCACGACGGCGGGCATGTCCCGCCGTCGTCACGACAGGAGTTCCGATGAGCGCCGATGTCCTGAAGATCTACCGCAGCCTGAGCCGCAAGCCGTTCGGCCACTGGCTGTTCTCACGCCTGATCTGCTTCAAGGCGCCGTACTTCGGCAGCATCGGCCCGCGCATGACGCGGCTGGAACCGGGACGTGGCGAGGCGACGATCCGCCACCGGCGTTCAGTCACCAACCACCTGGGCACGGTGCACGCGATCGCGCTGTGCAACCTGGCCGAGTTCGTCGGCGGGCTGACCACCGACGTCAGCATCCCGCGCTCGATGCGCTGGATTCCCAAGGGCATGACGGTGGAATACCTGAAGAAGGCCGTCGGCACGATGCAGGCCGTCGCCACGCCGGCGTTCGAGCCCCGCGAATCGGAGGAAGGCTACGACCTGCCGATGGACGTGGTGGTCAGCGACGCGCAGGGCGAGCTGGTGTTCCGCGCCCGCATCGGCATGTGGGTGTCGCCGAAGCCCGCGCGCGACACGCACTGAGTTCTGCGAGGCAGGCGTGGGAGCGACGTAAGTCGCGATCGCACGACATCGGCCTGCATTGAGGCTGGCCATGCGCCTTGACGGCCCCATCGCGACTTACGTCGCTCCCACGTCGGTCCTGAAGGCGCTCAGCGAAACCACACCGCCACCAGCGCCGCGATCGCCGGCAGGCCCTGCACGAAGAAGATGCGCTTGTTGACGCTCCACGCGCCGTACAGCGCGGCCACGACCACGCACAGCAGGAAAAAGATCACGACGTTCCCCTGCGCGGTGACCAGGCCCCACAGCAGGCCGGCAGCGAGGAAGCCGTTGTAGAGACCCTGGTTGGCCGCCAGCACGCGCGTGGTCTCTGCCTTCTCGGGCGTGTTGCGGAAGGTCTTCAGGCCCAGCGGCGTGGTCCACAGGAACATCTCCAGGACCAGGAAGTACGCGTGCAGCACTGCCACCAGCACCACCAGTACCGTCGCGATCGTTCCCATTCCCGCTTCCCCTGCCGTCGTATCGCGGCAGCATAGCGGCTGCGTGACCCTGCGTCTGCCAGCCCGCGTCAGGCCTTGGCGGCGGCCGGCGGCGTAGCGGCGACGGCCCGCTCGGACGGCAGCTTCGATTCCTCGCGCAGCAATCGCCACGCACTGAAGGTCATGGCGCTGGCGACCAGCAGGCCGGCACCGAACACCACGTTCGACCCGAAGGCGGACAGCAGCTTGTGCAGCCAGACGAAGCTGAGGTCGCCGCCGCGGTAGATCACGGTGTCGATGGCGGCGCCGGCCTTGTAGCGCCATTCGCGGCCCACGCGCGTGTAGATGGTCTCGCGCGCCGGCTTGGCCAGCGAGAACTCGCTGGCGCGGGTGACCACCTGCACGATGGCGACCATCATCGGCAGCGGCGACGCGGAAAGGATCGAGAACCCGAGGATGATCGCGCCGCCCGGGATCAGCAGCGCCGGCGCGATGCCGAAGCGGGACAGCAGCGTGCGGGTGAGCAGCAGTTGCACCACCAGCGTCAGCGAGTTGACCGCCAGGTCCAGCGTGGCGAAATAGTCGGCGCGGGCCTCGGCCGAGGTGAACATGGTGCGCGCGATGGCATTCTGTTCGTTGTAGAGCAGCGTGCCCACGCCGACCCCCATCACCACCATGACGGCGAGCCAGCGCAGCAGCGGCTCGCGCACGATCAGCTTCAGTCCCGCCAGCACCTCGCCCCCCATCGGGATCTCGCCACTGGCCTGGCGCCGCTCGGCCTCGCGTGCCACGGCCCAGGTCCGCAGCCTGAAGATGCACAGCACGCAGACCGAGAACAGGAACGCCGACACCAGCATCATGTTGGGGATGCCCACGCGCACGACCAGCGCCTTGGTCAGCGCCGGGCCGAGGAACGCGCCCATCGTGCCGGCCGCGCCGATGTAGCCGTAGTACTTGCGCGCTTCGACATTGGTGAACACATCGGCCATGAAGCTCCAGAACACGGCCACCGCGAACAGGTTGAACACCGTGATCCACAGGATGAAGGCCAGTCCGCGGCCGGCGATGCCGCTGTCGAACATGGCGTAGAACACCAGCAGCGTGGCGATGAAGAAGCCGTAGATCACCGGCAGGAAGACCCGGCGCGGGAAGCGGCTCACCAGCCAGCCGTACACCGGCTGCAGCACCAGCATGATCAGGAACACGGCGCTGAAGATGAACTGCAGCGTGAACTCGCCCAGCGCGATGCCGCGGCCGGCGAAGAACGCGATCAGCGCAGGAGGAAACACCGCTTCGATGTCGCTGGACGCCGCCATCGCCTCGCGTACCGGCCGCAGCACGTAGTAGCCGCTGAGCAGGCAGAAGAAGTAGACGAAGGCCCACAGCAGCGGCGGCGACTCCGAGACCGCCGCGCGGAATCGGCCGAACCGGGAGATCGCTGGGGGAGACGGGTCCATGGGGCGCGGCCTGCGATCGCATCATCGGGACGCGGGCACCGCCCGCCTGTGGCGCGCAAGGTATCCGATGCACTGCAACATCGCCAGCGTTTCATGCTCGCCCGGCGACCGGAAACGCATGCAGGCCCTCTCTCCCGCCCGCCGCTGCAATGGCCCGAGCATTTGCTCTATCCCCCGCCGCTAGGTTCGGCCGGACTTCGCTACAGGGCAGCATGTGTACGACTACATCATCGTGGGCGCCGGCTCCGCCGGCTGCGTCCTGGCCCACCGCCTGAGCGAAGACCCCGCGTGCCGCGTGCTGCTGCTCGAAGCCGGCCCGCGCGACTGGCATCCCTTCATCCACATGCCCGCCGGGCTGGCCAAGCTGGTCGGCCAGAAAGGCGTGAACTGGAACTACGACACCGCGCCCGAGCCGCACCTCGACAACCGCCGCCTCTGGTGGCCGCGCGGCAAGGTGCTGGGCGGTTCCAGTTCGATCAACGCGATGTGCTACATCCGCGGCGTGCCGCAGGACTACGACGACTGGGCCCATGCCGGTGCCGACGGCTGGGACTGGGCCAGCGCGCTGCCGTACTTCCGCCGCTCCGAACGCAACGCGCGTGGCGCCGATGCGCTGCATGGCGGCGACGGTCCCCTGCATGTCGCCGACCTGCGCTACACCAATCCGCTGTCGGCCGCCTTCATCGAGGCCGGCGTGCAGGCTGGGTTCGCCCGCAACGACGACTTCAACGGCGCCGAGCAGGCCGGCTTCGGCCTCTATCAGGTCACCCAGAAGGACGGCGCCCGCTGTTCGTCGGCGGTCGCCTACCTCGACCCCGCGCGCGATCGCCAGAACCTGGACATCGTCACCGGCGCACTGGCTCGCCGCATCCTGCTGGAGAAGGGACGTGCGGTCGGCGTGGCCTACGCCCGCGGCGGCCACGAGGTCGTCGCACGCTGCGACAACGAGGTGCTGCTGAGTGGCGGCGCGATCAATTCGCCGCAACTGCTGATGCTGTCCGGCATCGGCCCGGCGGCGCATCTGGAGGACACCGGCATCACCGTACGCCATGCGTTGCCGGGCGTCGGCCGCAACCTGCAGGACCACCTCGACATCTGCACCCTGCAGCACAGCACCCAGCGCATCACCTACGACCGCACCAGCGAACTCCGGACCGCGTTCGACTACTTCCTGCGCGGCCACCGTGGCCCGGGCAGCAGCAACATCGCCGAAGCCGGGGCCTTCGTCCGCTCCCCGCTGGCGCCGGACGAGCGCCCCGACATCCAGATGCATTTCGTGCCGGCCATGCTGGACGACCACGGCCGCAACCGGCTGGCCGGCGACGGCTACACCGCGCATGCGTGCTTCCTGCGCCCGCACAGTCGTGGCCGCATCCTGCTGGCCAGCGCCGATCCGCGTACCGACGCGCGCATCGAGGCGAACTACCTGAGCGATCCGGAAGGATTCGACCTGAAGATGATGGTGGAGTGCGCCAAGCTGTCGCGCGAACTGTTCGCCCAGCCGGCCTTCGATGCGTACCGTGGCGCACCGATCCATCCCGCGCGCAACGACCTCTCGGATGCCGAGCTGGTCGCCTTCATCCGCGCCAAGGCGGAGACCGTGTACCACCCCGTCGGCACCTGCCGCATCGGCGACGACGAGGACGAGGACGCGGTGGTCGATCCGCAGTTGCGCGTGCGCGGTATCGAGGGACTGCGCGTGATCGATGCATCGGTGATGCCTTCGCTGATCGGCGGCAACACCAACGCCCCCACCATCATGATCGCCGAGCGGGCATCGGACCTGATCCGCGGCATCCCGCCACTGGCCGGCGGCCAGCTTCAGGTGACGCCCAAGGCCCCCGCGCTCGTCTGCTCGGACTGATCCGCGCGACGCGTCGCTCGATCGCCTGCCTTCTCGAGGGCGAAGGCGATTCTCCTGCGTATTCAGCTGACGCGGAGAATCCAGCTGAATACGCGCCCACCATGTCGAATAGCGTCACTGCGCGCACGTCCGCGCCTGAATGACGCAGGGATCGGCGCGGAAGTTGCATGTCCTCCTGCACGCATGCCTGCATGAACGCATGCGTCGCGCTCATCGAGCGTCGATCCGTGGGCAAGCCCCGCAAACTGGGACGCCCGCCACATCTGCCATCAGCAGCAGGATGAACAACATGGACATTGAACTTCTCGTTGTTTGTGCAATCGAAAAAAGCGGCGTTATGATCCTTGACAGCCCCCGCTCACGCAGGCGTCACGCACGATGAAACACAAGACAAGCCGGCGATCGCTGGACATCTTCCGGATCGGTCTGGTCGGGCTGATGCTTCCGTTGACGCTGTCGTCCACGGCGCAGACGCCGCTGCGCTGGACGTCCTCCCCGTCAGGCTCCGAGGCGACCGCGACTTCGGGCAGTGGAGCGGCCAGTATGGCGCCGCGCGTCTCGCCGACGCAGCCGCAGCCGTACCGCACCTCGCTTCCGGGACAGAACATCCAGCCGCTCGCGGCCGGTTTCGACGTGCGCGCGTTCGAGACCATGGCCGAGCACCTGACCGTCGGCCAGCGCGTGCCCGGCCTGGCCATGGCCATCGTCCACAACGGCAGGGTGCTCAGCGCGCGCGGCTACGGCGTCACCGACGTCGTCAATCCGCAGCCCGTCGATTCGCACACCGTGTTCCGGCTGGCCTCGCTGTCGAAGGCGTTCGCCAGCACGCTGGCCGGCCTGATGGTGCAGGACGGCTCGCTGCGCTGGGACAGCAAGGTCAACCAGTTCGTGCCCGGCTTCCAGCTGCGCGACCCCAATGCGACCTCGCACGTGACCGTCGCCGATGTGCTGAGCCACAGTGTCGGCCTGCAGGCGCACAACGCCTTCGACCGCGACATCGAGGCGAACGCCGAGTACTACGACGTCGCCCGCAAGCTCGCCTACGCGCCGCTGAAGTGCGCGCCCGGCGATTGCTACGCGTACCAGAACGTGGCCTTCAGCCTGATCGGCGACGTGGTGTTCGCCGCGTCCGGCACGTTCTACGATCAGGCGGTGGATCGCCGCATCTTCAAGCCGCTGGGCATGAACGACGCGAGCATGGGCCTGGCAGGCATCGAGGGCAGCACGCGCTGGGCACGTCCGCACGTGCGCAGCCGCAACGGCTGGGTGTCGCTGACGCCCAAACCGACCTACTACCGCCTGCCGCCTGCCGCCGGCGTCAACGCCAGCGCCAGCGACCTGGCGCAATGGCTGATCGCCCAGACCGGCCATCGCCCCGACGTGCTGCCCGCGCCGCTGCTGGCCACCCTGCATTCGCCGGTGGTGAACACGCCGGGCGAGATGCGCGGCGGCTGGCGTCGCGAACGCATCCACTCGGCCAGCTACGCGCTGGGCTGGCGCGTGTTCGACTACGCGGGCCAACAGGTGGTGTTCCATGCCGGCGCGGTGCAGGGTTATCGCGGCCTGGTCGCGCTGGTGCCCGGCCAGGACTTCGGCGTGGCGCTGGTCTGGAACAGCGACAGCTCGCTGCCGTCCGGACTGCTGCCGACGATCCTCGATCGCGCGATGGGCCTGCCGGGCCAGCCATGGGTCGAGACGCCCGCCGATTACGACCTGCTGCTGGCCGAGTCGCCGGATGGCACGCCCGCCACCGACAGGAAGGACAGCGGCACGTCCTCGCAGCGCGCTACCGCATCGCCGCGCTGACGACGTCGCGGCGGCGCACGGCCGCCGCCTTCGTCAGGAACGCGGGTCTGCTTCCAGCATGGCCTTGAGTCTGGCCAGACCCTTCTCGTAGTCCGCGCCGATCATGCGGTCGAACACCAGGCCCAGCCAGCGCTTGAACGGGTTTAACCCGTGCGCGCTGTCGAACGCCCACGTCACCCGCGTGCCCTGGCCTTCCGGCGCCAGCAGGTAGCTCGCCTGCGCCTGGCTGCCGTCGAAGTCCAGCGCCACCACGATCCGACGGTGCGGCTCGCTGGCGGTGATTTCCTGGCTGCCACTGCCGACTGCACGATTGCCCACCCAGCGCATGCGCGCGCCCGCGCCACGAGCAGGTCCCTCGAAGGTGTATTTCGCCTGGGGATCGTACTCGGCCCATGGCGACCATGCCGCGAAGCGCTCGAACGAATCGAGCGTGGCGAAGACCTGGGACGGACTGCGGTCGATGACCACGCTGCGCTCGATATGGGTCGTCGACGGCAGCAGCAGGCCGCCCGCCACGAAGACCAGTCCCAGCACGACGATGGCCGCCAGCACCCACCTGATGAACTTCATGCGCCGCCTCCTCGGCATCCGGGGAACGGCAGCCTAGCCGTTCGCCCATAAAAAAACTCTCCCCCCGCTGGGCACAGGGAGAGAGTCCATGGTGTTACGGATAACCGGGGTGGGCTTAGATCAGCGGAGCCGGGGTGGCCGGCAGCGCGACGGGGGCCGCTTTCTTCTTGGACTTCTTGGCAGGCTTCTTGGCGGCCTTCTTCGCGGCCTTCTTGGCCGGCTTCTTGGCTACTTTCTTGGCAGCCTTCTTCGCGGTCTTCTTGGCGGCCTTCTTGGCAACCTTCTTGGCCGGCTTCT harbors:
- a CDS encoding hotdog fold domain-containing protein — its product is MSADVLKIYRSLSRKPFGHWLFSRLICFKAPYFGSIGPRMTRLEPGRGEATIRHRRSVTNHLGTVHAIALCNLAEFVGGLTTDVSIPRSMRWIPKGMTVEYLKKAVGTMQAVATPAFEPRESEEGYDLPMDVVVSDAQGELVFRARIGMWVSPKPARDTH
- a CDS encoding DUF1304 domain-containing protein, whose translation is MGTIATVLVVLVAVLHAYFLVLEMFLWTTPLGLKTFRNTPEKAETTRVLAANQGLYNGFLAAGLLWGLVTAQGNVVIFFLLCVVVAALYGAWSVNKRIFFVQGLPAIAALVAVWFR
- a CDS encoding MFS transporter; this encodes MDPSPPAISRFGRFRAAVSESPPLLWAFVYFFCLLSGYYVLRPVREAMAASSDIEAVFPPALIAFFAGRGIALGEFTLQFIFSAVFLIMLVLQPVYGWLVSRFPRRVFLPVIYGFFIATLLVFYAMFDSGIAGRGLAFILWITVFNLFAVAVFWSFMADVFTNVEARKYYGYIGAAGTMGAFLGPALTKALVVRVGIPNMMLVSAFLFSVCVLCIFRLRTWAVAREAERRQASGEIPMGGEVLAGLKLIVREPLLRWLAVMVVMGVGVGTLLYNEQNAIARTMFTSAEARADYFATLDLAVNSLTLVVQLLLTRTLLSRFGIAPALLIPGGAIILGFSILSASPLPMMVAIVQVVTRASEFSLAKPARETIYTRVGREWRYKAGAAIDTVIYRGGDLSFVWLHKLLSAFGSNVVFGAGLLVASAMTFSAWRLLREESKLPSERAVAATPPAAAKA
- a CDS encoding choline dehydrogenase, translating into MYDYIIVGAGSAGCVLAHRLSEDPACRVLLLEAGPRDWHPFIHMPAGLAKLVGQKGVNWNYDTAPEPHLDNRRLWWPRGKVLGGSSSINAMCYIRGVPQDYDDWAHAGADGWDWASALPYFRRSERNARGADALHGGDGPLHVADLRYTNPLSAAFIEAGVQAGFARNDDFNGAEQAGFGLYQVTQKDGARCSSAVAYLDPARDRQNLDIVTGALARRILLEKGRAVGVAYARGGHEVVARCDNEVLLSGGAINSPQLLMLSGIGPAAHLEDTGITVRHALPGVGRNLQDHLDICTLQHSTQRITYDRTSELRTAFDYFLRGHRGPGSSNIAEAGAFVRSPLAPDERPDIQMHFVPAMLDDHGRNRLAGDGYTAHACFLRPHSRGRILLASADPRTDARIEANYLSDPEGFDLKMMVECAKLSRELFAQPAFDAYRGAPIHPARNDLSDAELVAFIRAKAETVYHPVGTCRIGDDEDEDAVVDPQLRVRGIEGLRVIDASVMPSLIGGNTNAPTIMIAERASDLIRGIPPLAGGQLQVTPKAPALVCSD
- a CDS encoding serine hydrolase domain-containing protein, which codes for MKHKTSRRSLDIFRIGLVGLMLPLTLSSTAQTPLRWTSSPSGSEATATSGSGAASMAPRVSPTQPQPYRTSLPGQNIQPLAAGFDVRAFETMAEHLTVGQRVPGLAMAIVHNGRVLSARGYGVTDVVNPQPVDSHTVFRLASLSKAFASTLAGLMVQDGSLRWDSKVNQFVPGFQLRDPNATSHVTVADVLSHSVGLQAHNAFDRDIEANAEYYDVARKLAYAPLKCAPGDCYAYQNVAFSLIGDVVFAASGTFYDQAVDRRIFKPLGMNDASMGLAGIEGSTRWARPHVRSRNGWVSLTPKPTYYRLPPAAGVNASASDLAQWLIAQTGHRPDVLPAPLLATLHSPVVNTPGEMRGGWRRERIHSASYALGWRVFDYAGQQVVFHAGAVQGYRGLVALVPGQDFGVALVWNSDSSLPSGLLPTILDRAMGLPGQPWVETPADYDLLLAESPDGTPATDRKDSGTSSQRATASPR
- a CDS encoding SRPBCC family protein; protein product: MKFIRWVLAAIVVLGLVFVAGGLLLPSTTHIERSVVIDRSPSQVFATLDSFERFAAWSPWAEYDPQAKYTFEGPARGAGARMRWVGNRAVGSGSQEITASEPHRRIVVALDFDGSQAQASYLLAPEGQGTRVTWAFDSAHGLNPFKRWLGLVFDRMIGADYEKGLARLKAMLEADPRS